From the Amycolatopsis thermoflava N1165 genome, one window contains:
- a CDS encoding class I SAM-dependent methyltransferase, which yields MTELLAYGDHPVLAGARVQTTLRSRITEDRLHASGLRQYVVLGAGLDTFAQRDGRVRTFEVDHPASQSAKRELLAAAGIPEAATGWTAAGSPRRVRCPRRAGRGRSGWRRAASRYMSTPSQLTNAGGQRLRRSRRRDGRGPG from the coding sequence GTGACCGAACTCCTCGCATACGGCGACCACCCGGTCCTGGCCGGCGCCCGCGTGCAGACCACGCTGCGCAGCCGCATCACCGAGGACCGCCTGCACGCCTCGGGCCTGCGCCAGTACGTGGTCCTCGGCGCCGGGCTCGACACCTTCGCCCAGCGCGACGGCCGCGTCCGCACCTTCGAGGTCGACCACCCGGCGAGCCAGTCCGCGAAGCGTGAACTCCTCGCCGCGGCCGGGATTCCCGAGGCGGCCACCGGTTGGACGGCAGCAGGTAGTCCGCGACGAGTTCGCTGCCCGCGGCGAGCCGGGCGAGGGCGGTCAGGGTGGCGTCGAGCGGCGTCGAGGTACATGAGCACGCCGAGCCAGCTGACGAACGCCGGCGGGCAACGCCTACGTCGAAGCCGTCGGCGGGATGGCCGCGGGCCGGGGTGA
- a CDS encoding type IIA DNA topoisomerase subunit B, whose product MTASAEPLYGADDLTHLEGLEAVRKRPGMYIGSTDSRGVNHLFTEIVDNSTDEGVAGHATKVVVTLHADGSVQVDDDGRGIPTGVHAKSGLSGVELVLTRLHAGGKFGGSGYKTSGGLHGVGASAVNALSHRFDVTVRNGGKVHEMSFAHGTPGVFDGPGPKAKFTPQPGLRVKGKMKRGERTGTSIRYWHDARYFEKGAELDVEQVRTKLRNTAFLVPGVTYVLRTATEGSISEETFHFPNGLADMVEFLAPSDEKPVSGTLIIRGEGSYKENAADANGVMRSNVERHAEVEIALRWGTGYERTVECFTNTIRNVHGGTHRRGFDRGATKALQEAISRTRGLLKAKEDLPTLDDVLEGMTAVVHVRIPEPQFTSQTKDELSTSGITRVVQGIVERHLKEWTENRKTKAEAKVVLQKIVDAARVRLTQKQQKDAARRKTALEGAAMPPKLVDCRTTGISRSELFLVEGDSALGSARMARVSEYQALLPLRGKILNVQKASLGDTLKNAEIASIVQVLGAGTGRTFDLSAMRYGRVILMADADVDGSHIRTLLITLFAKYMRPVIEDGRLFAAMPPLHKIVTKGRNPETIFTFTQREMEQKVAELEAAGKQIVKPVPRFKGLGEMDADELWETTMNPATRSVRRITLDDAEAAEAALELLMGEKVEPRRNWLVESAARVDREAIDV is encoded by the coding sequence GTGACTGCTTCTGCTGAGCCTCTCTACGGGGCCGACGACCTTACCCACCTGGAAGGCCTGGAAGCGGTCCGGAAGCGCCCCGGCATGTACATCGGGTCGACCGACAGCCGCGGCGTGAACCACCTGTTCACCGAGATCGTCGACAACTCGACGGACGAGGGTGTCGCAGGTCACGCCACGAAGGTGGTCGTCACGTTGCACGCGGACGGCAGCGTCCAGGTCGACGACGACGGCCGCGGCATCCCGACCGGTGTGCACGCCAAGTCCGGTCTGTCCGGTGTCGAGCTGGTGCTCACCCGGCTGCACGCGGGCGGCAAGTTCGGCGGCTCCGGCTACAAGACCTCCGGCGGCCTGCACGGCGTCGGCGCCTCGGCGGTCAACGCGTTGTCGCACCGCTTCGACGTCACCGTCCGCAACGGCGGCAAGGTGCACGAGATGTCCTTCGCGCACGGCACGCCGGGCGTGTTCGACGGTCCCGGCCCGAAGGCGAAGTTCACGCCGCAGCCCGGGTTGCGCGTCAAGGGCAAGATGAAGCGCGGCGAGCGCACCGGCACGTCGATCCGCTACTGGCACGACGCGCGGTACTTCGAGAAGGGCGCGGAGCTCGACGTCGAGCAGGTGCGCACGAAGCTGCGCAACACCGCGTTCCTCGTGCCGGGCGTCACGTACGTGCTGCGCACCGCCACCGAGGGGTCGATCAGCGAGGAGACCTTCCACTTCCCCAACGGCCTCGCGGACATGGTGGAGTTCCTCGCGCCGTCGGACGAGAAGCCGGTGTCCGGCACGCTGATCATCCGCGGCGAGGGCTCGTACAAGGAGAACGCGGCCGACGCCAACGGGGTCATGCGGTCCAATGTGGAGCGCCACGCCGAGGTCGAGATCGCGCTGCGCTGGGGCACCGGGTACGAGCGCACGGTCGAGTGCTTCACCAACACCATCCGCAACGTGCACGGCGGCACCCACCGCCGCGGCTTCGACCGCGGGGCGACGAAGGCGTTGCAGGAAGCCATTTCCCGCACCCGCGGCCTGCTGAAGGCCAAGGAGGACCTGCCGACTCTCGACGACGTGCTCGAGGGCATGACGGCGGTCGTCCACGTGCGCATCCCCGAGCCGCAGTTCACCTCGCAGACCAAGGACGAGCTGTCCACGTCCGGCATCACCCGCGTGGTGCAGGGCATCGTCGAGCGGCACCTCAAGGAGTGGACGGAGAACCGCAAGACCAAGGCCGAGGCCAAGGTCGTGCTGCAGAAGATCGTCGACGCCGCCCGCGTGCGGTTGACGCAGAAGCAGCAGAAGGACGCGGCGCGCCGCAAGACCGCGCTGGAGGGCGCGGCGATGCCGCCGAAGCTGGTCGACTGCCGCACCACCGGCATCTCCCGCAGCGAGCTGTTCCTCGTCGAGGGTGACAGCGCGCTCGGGTCGGCCCGCATGGCGCGCGTGTCGGAGTACCAGGCGCTGCTGCCGTTGCGCGGCAAGATCCTGAACGTGCAGAAGGCCTCGCTCGGCGACACGCTGAAGAACGCCGAGATCGCCTCGATCGTGCAGGTGCTCGGCGCGGGCACCGGCCGCACGTTCGACCTGTCCGCGATGCGGTACGGCCGCGTCATCCTGATGGCCGACGCCGACGTCGACGGCTCGCACATCCGGACACTGCTGATCACCCTGTTCGCGAAGTACATGCGGCCGGTGATCGAGGACGGCAGGCTGTTCGCCGCGATGCCGCCGCTGCACAAGATCGTCACGAAGGGCCGCAACCCCGAGACGATCTTCACCTTCACACAGCGCGAGATGGAGCAGAAGGTCGCCGAGCTGGAGGCCGCGGGCAAGCAGATCGTCAAGCCGGTCCCGCGGTTCAAGGGCCTCGGCGAGATGGACGCCGACGAACTGTGGGAGACCACGATGAACCCCGCGACCCGGTCGGTCCGCCGCATCACGCTGGACGACGCGGAGGCCGCGGAGGCCGCGCTGGAGCTGCTGATGGGGGAGAAGGTCGAACCCCGGCGCAACTGGCTCGTCGAATCCGCCGCCCGCGTGGACCGCGAAGCGATCGACGTCTGA
- a CDS encoding pseudouridine synthase, producing MRRKPPPSPLPPRDGVNAARIRTPPDGPWDTIRDYLVRKLTKLDPAVIDAMLAEGAIVGVDGPIDARTPFTPSAFLWFHRDRGDEVPVPFELTVLHEDDVLLVVDKPHFLATTPRGGHVRETALVRLRHTRDLPDLSPAHRLDRLTAGVLMFVKTAAHRSAYQNLFRDRLVHKEYEAIAPYSPELALPRTVESRIVKKRGVLTARELPGPVNARTQVELIEHRDGLGRYRLVPETGRTHQLRVHLNSLGIPILGDPLYPEVREVPPDDFRRPLQLLAKVLAFTDPLTGAEHRFESALRLRAWDSHPDW from the coding sequence ATGAGACGCAAGCCGCCCCCGTCCCCGCTGCCGCCGCGCGACGGGGTCAACGCGGCGCGCATCCGGACCCCGCCGGACGGCCCGTGGGACACCATCCGCGACTACCTGGTCCGCAAGCTGACCAAGCTGGACCCGGCGGTGATCGACGCGATGCTGGCCGAGGGCGCGATCGTCGGGGTGGACGGGCCGATCGACGCCCGCACACCGTTCACGCCCAGCGCCTTCCTGTGGTTCCACCGGGACCGCGGCGACGAGGTGCCGGTGCCGTTCGAGCTGACCGTGCTCCACGAGGACGACGTCCTGCTGGTGGTCGACAAGCCGCACTTCCTGGCCACCACACCGCGCGGCGGGCACGTCCGGGAGACCGCACTGGTGCGCCTGCGGCACACGCGGGACCTGCCGGACCTCTCCCCCGCGCACCGCCTCGACCGGCTGACCGCGGGTGTGCTGATGTTCGTCAAGACCGCGGCGCACCGCAGCGCGTACCAGAACCTGTTCCGGGATCGCCTGGTGCACAAGGAGTACGAGGCGATCGCGCCCTACTCGCCGGAGCTGGCGCTGCCGCGGACCGTGGAGAGCCGGATCGTGAAGAAGCGCGGCGTGCTGACCGCGCGCGAACTGCCGGGGCCGGTGAACGCGCGGACGCAGGTGGAACTGATCGAGCACCGCGACGGGCTGGGCCGCTACCGGCTGGTGCCGGAAACCGGCCGCACGCACCAACTGCGGGTGCACCTGAACTCGCTGGGCATCCCGATCCTGGGCGATCCGCTGTACCCGGAGGTCCGCGAGGTGCCGCCCGACGACTTCCGCCGTCCGCTGCAGCTGCTCGCGAAGGTGCTCGCGTTCACCGATCCGCTCACCGGCGCGGAGCACCGCTTCGAGAGCGCGCTTCGCCTGCGCGCCTGGGATTCGCACCCGGACTGGTAG